The following are encoded together in the Bacillus sp. V2I10 genome:
- a CDS encoding HAMP domain-containing sensor histidine kinase, with product MRIKYIYQLFLSHISILIIAFMILSLVVAQYAESFVYENKVEELEQYGNRILTDVQNNRGEPALREYEHVLSARGIRFSLFDDKGMIFYPYAGNAPRFQPTEEEWQNLKEGERIVVKHEIKRFNQEVSLVALPYLENGNLSGGILLVSPIKGSRETISEINRYLLYTILISLSVSLLLSWFLSNVHVKRIQRIRNATSMIAEGKYDISVPSSNIDEIGDLANDFNNMAEQLKQSNQEIESLENRRRKFMADVSHELRTPLTTISGVIEGLKNNMIEEDEKEKGIQLVSQEAKRLIRLVNENLDYEKIRSNQVKLFKEEIQLTEAFEIIKEHLFFQAEEKQVELKIDGNEEIMVYADYDRLIQILINITKNSIQFTESGTVWLRGKKGYKETIIEIEDTGIGMDPKEVESIWQRFYKADMSRTGHQFGEFGLGLSIVKQLVHLHQGEIVIDSRKDHGTKFILKFPDKKHDY from the coding sequence ATGAGAATTAAGTATATTTATCAGCTGTTTTTAAGTCATATCAGCATTCTGATCATTGCTTTTATGATCTTAAGTCTTGTTGTAGCCCAATATGCGGAATCCTTTGTTTATGAAAACAAGGTGGAAGAGCTTGAGCAGTATGGCAACAGAATTTTAACAGACGTTCAAAATAACAGGGGAGAGCCCGCTTTGAGAGAGTATGAGCATGTGCTCAGTGCGAGAGGCATACGGTTTAGTCTTTTTGATGATAAAGGAATGATATTCTATCCGTATGCAGGCAACGCTCCAAGGTTTCAGCCTACAGAAGAAGAATGGCAGAATCTGAAGGAAGGCGAGAGAATCGTCGTTAAGCATGAAATCAAACGCTTTAACCAGGAGGTTTCTTTAGTTGCCCTGCCGTATCTTGAGAACGGCAATCTTTCAGGAGGAATTCTGTTAGTTTCGCCGATTAAAGGTTCCAGAGAGACAATCAGCGAGATTAACCGCTATCTTTTATACACCATTTTAATCTCCTTATCCGTTTCCCTTTTGTTAAGCTGGTTTCTCTCAAATGTTCATGTAAAAAGAATTCAGCGGATCCGAAATGCAACCTCAATGATTGCGGAAGGGAAATACGATATTTCGGTGCCATCGTCCAACATAGATGAAATCGGCGATCTTGCGAACGATTTTAATAATATGGCAGAGCAGCTAAAGCAATCAAATCAGGAAATCGAAAGTTTAGAGAATAGAAGAAGAAAATTTATGGCGGATGTCTCTCATGAATTAAGGACTCCTTTAACAACAATCAGCGGAGTAATTGAAGGGCTTAAAAATAACATGATTGAAGAGGATGAAAAGGAGAAAGGCATTCAGCTTGTCAGTCAGGAAGCAAAACGACTTATAAGACTAGTGAATGAAAACCTTGATTATGAAAAAATCCGCTCCAATCAGGTGAAGCTATTCAAAGAAGAAATTCAGCTTACGGAGGCTTTTGAAATTATTAAAGAGCATTTATTTTTTCAGGCAGAGGAAAAACAGGTGGAATTAAAGATTGATGGAAATGAAGAAATAATGGTCTATGCTGATTATGACCGCCTCATTCAAATCTTAATTAACATTACAAAAAACAGTATTCAATTTACAGAGAGCGGGACCGTTTGGCTGCGCGGAAAAAAAGGATATAAGGAAACAATTATTGAAATTGAAGACACCGGAATCGGGATGGACCCCAAAGAGGTAGAATCAATATGGCAGCGTTTTTATAAGGCGGATATGTCCAGAACCGGCCATCAATTCGGCGAATTCGGTTTGGGATTATCGATTGTTAAACAGCTTGTTCACCTACATCAGGGAGAAATCGTGATCGATAGCAGGAAGGATCACGGCACCAAATTCATCCTGAAATTTCCTGATAAAAAACATGATTATTAA
- a CDS encoding peptide chain release factor 3: MNIDKEISKRRTFAIISHPDAGKTTLTEKLLYFGKVIREAGTVKGKKTGKFAASDWMEIEKKRGISVTSSVMSFPYHDFHVNILDTPGHEDFSEDTYRTLTAVDSVVMIIDSTKGVEPQTIKLFKVCRMRGIPIFTFINKLDREGKDPLELLSEIEEVLGIESYPMNWPIGMGKRFLGIIDREQHTVVQFKGNEQEDIIPSDEVDLSEIGSHPTYLETKDELELLEEAGNQFDAERVKRGELTPVFFGSALANFGVKSFFDVFLQYAVPPQPRRTNQGFIAPETEEFSGYIFKIQANMNPAHRDRIAFLRVCSGRFERGMSVQLSRTNKTLKLNQTQVFMAKDRETVDEAFAGDIIGIYDPNVYQIGDTLTVGKEGYHYDELPQFPPEMFKKVRVKNVMKAKQFRKGIDQLVQEGAIQYFRQDSTDDIILGAVGQLQYEVFEYRMRAEYNVEIEFVPMGDRIPRWIGNEKFEKRFFDSRSLLVRDRNDQYAVLFENDFTFRHFKENHKEIELIDLLQENDYQSFSASEK; encoded by the coding sequence ATGAACATAGATAAAGAAATATCAAAGAGACGGACTTTCGCCATCATCTCCCATCCGGATGCGGGAAAGACGACGTTAACAGAGAAATTATTATATTTCGGTAAAGTCATCCGTGAAGCAGGTACTGTTAAAGGGAAGAAGACCGGCAAATTTGCGGCTTCCGACTGGATGGAAATTGAAAAGAAACGCGGAATTTCCGTTACATCAAGTGTTATGAGCTTTCCATACCATGATTTCCACGTAAACATTCTGGACACTCCTGGACATGAAGATTTCAGTGAAGACACATACCGTACGCTAACGGCAGTAGACAGCGTAGTGATGATCATCGACTCTACAAAAGGGGTCGAGCCTCAAACGATCAAGCTTTTCAAAGTCTGCCGCATGAGAGGCATCCCAATTTTTACATTTATTAATAAGCTGGACCGCGAAGGAAAAGATCCGCTTGAGCTTCTTTCTGAAATTGAGGAAGTACTTGGCATTGAATCCTATCCGATGAACTGGCCGATTGGCATGGGCAAGCGATTCCTTGGAATTATTGACCGTGAACAGCATACAGTCGTTCAGTTTAAAGGAAACGAGCAGGAAGACATTATTCCTTCAGATGAAGTAGATTTAAGCGAGATTGGCAGCCACCCGACTTATTTGGAAACAAAGGATGAACTGGAGCTGCTTGAGGAAGCGGGCAATCAGTTCGACGCTGAGCGTGTTAAGCGCGGAGAATTAACGCCTGTCTTCTTCGGAAGTGCGCTTGCCAACTTTGGTGTGAAATCATTTTTTGATGTGTTTTTACAGTATGCCGTTCCTCCGCAGCCGCGAAGAACAAATCAGGGCTTTATTGCACCTGAGACTGAAGAATTCTCCGGCTATATCTTTAAAATCCAAGCCAACATGAACCCTGCCCACCGTGACCGCATCGCCTTTCTGCGCGTGTGTTCCGGACGATTTGAGCGCGGCATGAGTGTACAGCTGAGCAGAACAAATAAAACGCTTAAGCTGAATCAGACGCAGGTGTTTATGGCTAAAGACCGAGAAACAGTTGATGAAGCATTCGCAGGCGACATCATCGGGATTTATGACCCGAACGTTTATCAAATCGGTGATACACTAACGGTTGGAAAAGAAGGCTATCATTATGATGAGCTTCCTCAGTTCCCGCCGGAGATGTTTAAAAAGGTGCGCGTGAAAAACGTCATGAAAGCAAAGCAGTTCCGTAAAGGAATTGACCAGCTTGTTCAAGAAGGCGCCATCCAGTATTTCCGTCAGGATTCAACGGATGACATCATCCTTGGCGCTGTCGGACAGCTTCAATACGAGGTGTTTGAATACCGGATGAGAGCCGAGTACAACGTTGAGATCGAATTTGTTCCTATGGGCGACCGCATCCCTAGATGGATCGGCAATGAAAAATTCGAAAAGCGCTTCTTTGATTCCAGAAGCCTGCTCGTGCGCGACCGCAATGATCAATATGCTGTCCTCTTTGAAAATGATTTTACCTTCAGGCATTTTAAAGAAAATCATAAAGAGATTGAACTTATCGATCTTCTGCAGGAAAACGACTACCAAAGCTTTTCTGCTTCAGAGAAGTAA
- a CDS encoding CsbA family protein, translating into MLLKAVLALTLPFIILTLFARVSYNHYVATVLTIALLAAAYSKGYMESWIIIVLDVISVTAGFLYAAKMARRTRSEKTN; encoded by the coding sequence ATGTTACTAAAAGCCGTTCTGGCCCTGACTCTGCCTTTTATTATTTTGACTTTGTTTGCCAGAGTCTCATATAACCACTACGTTGCGACTGTCCTGACAATTGCTCTTTTAGCTGCAGCTTATTCGAAAGGGTATATGGAATCATGGATTATCATAGTTCTAGATGTGATATCTGTTACCGCAGGATTTTTGTATGCTGCGAAAATGGCAAGGCGCACAAGAAGCGAAAAAACGAATTAA
- the uvrB gene encoding excinuclease ABC subunit UvrB codes for MSDRFDLVSNYKPEGDQPEAIKKLVQGIKEGKKHQTLLGATGTGKTFTVSNVIQEVNKPTLIIAHNKTLAGQLYSEFKEFFPNNAVEYFVSYYDYYQPEAYVPQTDTFIEKDASINDEIDKLRHSATASLFERKDVIIIASVSCIYGLGSPEEYRELVVSLRTGMEIERNQLLRRLVDVQYERNDIDFKRGTFRVRGDVVEIFPASRDEQCIRVEFFGDEIDRIREVDALTGEIKGDREHVSIFPASHFVTREEKLKVAITNIERELDERLKELHENGKLLEAQRLEQRTRYDLEMMREMGFCSGIENYSRHLTLRPAGSTPYTLLDFFPEDFMIVVDESHVTIPQIRGMFNGDQARKQVLVDHGFRLPSAKDNRPLQFDEFEKHINNIMFVSATPGPYELDHTPEMVQQIIRPTGLLDPTIDVRPIQGQIDDLIGEIQARTERNERVLITTLTKKMSEDLTDYLKDIGIKVNYLHSEIKTLERIEIIRELRLGKYDVLVGINLLREGLDIPEVSLVAILDADKEGFLRSERSLIQTIGRAARNSNGHVIMYADKMTKSMEIALNETKRRRETQEAFNKKHGIEPKTIQKKIREGIRATIAPEDGEEFDAQVPKLGKLTKKEREKVIGQMEAEMKEAAKGLNFERAAELRDLILELKAEG; via the coding sequence TTGAGCGATCGTTTTGACTTAGTCTCGAATTATAAGCCAGAGGGCGATCAGCCCGAGGCGATAAAAAAGCTCGTCCAGGGCATTAAAGAAGGGAAGAAGCATCAGACGCTTCTTGGTGCTACAGGTACAGGGAAGACGTTTACCGTTTCAAACGTCATCCAGGAAGTAAACAAACCGACGCTGATTATTGCACATAATAAAACATTGGCAGGACAATTATACAGCGAATTCAAAGAGTTTTTTCCAAATAATGCAGTAGAATACTTCGTCAGCTATTATGATTATTATCAGCCGGAGGCCTATGTGCCGCAGACCGATACATTCATTGAAAAAGACGCAAGCATTAATGATGAAATAGATAAGCTCAGACACTCCGCAACAGCTTCATTATTTGAGCGGAAGGATGTCATTATCATCGCGAGTGTCTCGTGCATTTACGGATTGGGTTCACCTGAAGAATACCGTGAACTGGTCGTTTCTCTTCGCACCGGCATGGAGATTGAACGCAATCAGCTGCTCAGAAGACTTGTTGATGTGCAGTATGAAAGAAATGATATCGACTTTAAACGTGGGACATTCAGAGTGCGCGGGGATGTAGTGGAGATTTTCCCGGCTTCAAGAGACGAGCAGTGCATCAGGGTTGAATTTTTCGGCGATGAAATCGACCGAATCAGAGAAGTGGATGCTTTAACAGGCGAAATCAAAGGAGACCGCGAGCATGTCTCCATCTTCCCTGCGTCCCACTTTGTAACCCGCGAGGAAAAGCTGAAGGTTGCCATTACGAATATTGAGCGGGAGCTTGATGAACGGCTGAAAGAGCTTCATGAGAACGGCAAGCTGTTAGAAGCTCAGCGTCTCGAACAGCGTACCCGGTATGATCTTGAAATGATGAGGGAAATGGGCTTTTGTTCAGGAATTGAAAACTATTCAAGACATTTGACGCTTCGCCCGGCAGGATCGACTCCTTATACATTGCTTGATTTCTTCCCTGAGGATTTCATGATCGTTGTGGATGAGTCCCACGTTACCATTCCTCAGATCAGAGGGATGTTTAACGGTGACCAGGCAAGAAAGCAGGTTCTCGTTGACCACGGGTTCCGCCTGCCTTCAGCGAAAGATAACCGTCCGCTTCAATTTGACGAATTTGAAAAGCATATCAATAACATCATGTTTGTATCGGCTACTCCTGGCCCATATGAGCTTGACCATACACCAGAAATGGTTCAGCAGATCATTCGCCCGACAGGACTTCTTGACCCTACCATTGATGTGAGACCGATTCAGGGTCAGATCGATGACCTGATCGGGGAAATTCAGGCAAGGACAGAACGCAATGAACGTGTCCTTATCACAACATTAACGAAGAAAATGTCTGAGGATCTGACGGATTATCTGAAGGACATAGGCATTAAAGTTAACTACCTGCATTCTGAAATCAAAACACTTGAGCGGATTGAAATCATCCGTGAGCTGCGGCTTGGCAAGTATGACGTTCTAGTCGGAATCAACCTTTTAAGAGAAGGTCTTGATATTCCTGAGGTGTCCTTAGTAGCTATCTTGGATGCAGACAAGGAAGGGTTCCTGAGATCTGAGAGATCGCTGATCCAGACTATTGGACGTGCGGCAAGAAACTCAAATGGACACGTTATTATGTATGCCGACAAAATGACCAAATCAATGGAAATTGCATTGAATGAAACGAAACGCCGCCGTGAAACGCAGGAGGCTTTTAATAAAAAGCATGGCATTGAGCCAAAAACGATACAGAAAAAAATTCGCGAGGGTATACGGGCTACGATTGCACCGGAGGACGGGGAAGAATTCGATGCACAAGTTCCAAAGCTCGGCAAGCTGACCAAGAAAGAGCGCGAAAAGGTGATCGGACAAATGGAAGCAGAGATGAAAGAGGCTGCAAAAGGCTTGAACTTCGAGCGTGCAGCTGAGCTTCGCGATCTTATTTTAGAGCTAAAAGCGGAAGGATGA
- the uvrA gene encoding excinuclease ABC subunit UvrA has translation MAIDKIIVKGARAHNLKNIDVTIPRDKLVVLTGLSGSGKSSLAFDTIYAEGQRRYVESLSAYARQFLGQMDKPDVDSIEGLSPAISIDQKTTSRNPRSTVGTVTEIYDYLRLLFARVGRPTCPNHDIEISSQTIEQMVDRILEYPERTKLQVLAPIVSGRKGTHAKVFEDIKKQGYVRVRVNGEMMEIGDEITLEKNKKHSIEVVIDRIVIKEGIAARLADSLEAALGLGEGRVMIDVIGVEELLFSEHHACPLCGFSIGELEPRMFSFNSPFGACNECDGLGTKLEVDVDLVLPNKDLSLKQHALAPWEPTSSQYYPQLLEAVCNHYGIPMDVPVKEIPSHLLDKILYGSGNDEIYFRYENDFGQVRENYILFEGVIRNVERRFKETSSDYIREQMEKYMAQQACPKCKGHRLKKESLSVLVDGNHIGNVTSLSVHEAIDFFEKVNLTEKEMQIARLILRELEERLGFLNNVGLDYLSLSRAAGTLSGGEAQRIRLATQIGSRLTGVLYILDEPSIGLHQRDNDRLIQTLQSMRDIGNTLIVVEHDEDTMLAADYLIDIGPGAGVHGGEIISEGTPEYVMNDKNSLTGQYLSGKKFIPLPVERRKPDGRFIEIKGASENNLKNVSTKFPLGTFVAVTGVSGSGKSTLVNEILHKSLAQKLNKAKTKPGEHKEIKGIEELDKVIDIDQSPIGRTPRSNPATYTGVFDDIRDVFATTNEAKVRGYKKGRFSFNVKGGRCEACRGDGIIKIEMHFLPDVYVPCEVCHGKRYNRETLEVKYKNKNIADILEMTVEDAVAFFENIPKIRRKLQTIYDVGLGYITLGQPATTLSGGEAQRVKLASELHRRSTGRSLYILDEPTTGLHVDDIARLLKVLQRLVENGDTVLVIEHNLDVIKAADYLIDLGPEGGDHGGQIVATGTPEQVAKVEGSYTGKYLKPILTRDRDRMKKAIKEKEAVAKA, from the coding sequence ATGGCTATTGATAAAATTATTGTGAAAGGTGCGCGGGCTCACAATTTAAAAAATATAGATGTGACGATTCCGCGGGATAAGCTTGTTGTTCTGACTGGCTTATCCGGTTCAGGAAAATCGTCGCTTGCGTTTGATACGATTTATGCAGAAGGCCAGCGCAGATATGTTGAATCCCTTTCTGCTTATGCCCGGCAGTTTCTTGGTCAAATGGATAAGCCGGACGTTGATTCAATTGAAGGACTTTCACCTGCGATTTCTATAGATCAGAAAACAACGAGCCGAAATCCTCGTTCAACGGTTGGGACCGTGACAGAAATCTATGACTACCTGAGACTTCTTTTTGCTCGTGTCGGCAGACCGACCTGCCCGAATCATGACATTGAAATCTCATCACAGACGATTGAGCAAATGGTCGACCGGATTTTAGAGTATCCTGAGCGGACAAAGCTTCAGGTGCTAGCACCGATTGTCTCCGGCCGAAAAGGAACACATGCAAAGGTGTTTGAAGATATCAAAAAGCAAGGTTATGTTAGGGTTCGCGTAAACGGGGAAATGATGGAGATCGGTGATGAGATCACTCTTGAGAAAAACAAGAAGCACAGCATTGAGGTTGTGATTGACCGTATCGTTATCAAAGAAGGAATCGCGGCGCGCCTTGCAGATTCCCTTGAAGCTGCACTTGGCCTTGGCGAAGGCAGAGTCATGATCGATGTGATCGGAGTAGAAGAGCTTCTTTTCAGTGAGCATCACGCTTGTCCGCTTTGCGGATTTTCAATCGGCGAGCTGGAACCGAGAATGTTTTCCTTCAACAGTCCGTTTGGCGCATGTAATGAGTGTGACGGCCTTGGAACAAAGCTTGAAGTCGATGTAGACTTAGTACTTCCAAACAAGGATTTATCATTAAAGCAGCATGCTCTGGCACCATGGGAGCCGACGAGCTCTCAATATTATCCTCAGCTGCTTGAGGCTGTGTGTAATCATTACGGCATCCCGATGGATGTTCCAGTAAAAGAAATCCCATCCCACTTGCTGGACAAGATTTTATACGGCAGCGGAAACGATGAAATTTACTTCCGCTATGAAAATGACTTCGGCCAGGTGCGTGAAAATTATATTCTGTTTGAAGGTGTCATTCGCAATGTAGAGCGCCGCTTTAAGGAAACAAGCTCAGACTACATCCGCGAGCAGATGGAAAAATACATGGCTCAGCAGGCATGCCCTAAGTGTAAAGGCCATCGTTTAAAAAAGGAAAGCCTGTCTGTGCTTGTTGATGGCAATCACATTGGAAATGTCACTTCATTATCTGTTCATGAAGCAATCGATTTCTTTGAAAAGGTCAACCTGACAGAAAAAGAAATGCAGATTGCAAGACTGATTTTAAGAGAGCTTGAAGAGAGACTTGGCTTTTTAAACAATGTCGGTCTTGATTACCTGTCTTTGAGCCGTGCTGCAGGAACACTCTCAGGCGGAGAGGCTCAGCGAATCAGGCTTGCTACTCAGATTGGTTCAAGATTAACAGGTGTTCTGTATATACTTGACGAGCCTTCTATCGGGCTTCATCAGCGTGACAATGACAGGCTGATTCAAACGCTTCAAAGCATGAGGGATATCGGAAATACTCTGATCGTAGTTGAACATGATGAAGACACGATGCTTGCTGCGGATTATTTAATTGATATTGGTCCCGGTGCAGGGGTTCACGGAGGAGAGATTATTTCTGAAGGAACACCTGAATACGTGATGAATGATAAGAATTCATTAACCGGACAATACTTATCAGGCAAAAAATTCATTCCGCTGCCGGTTGAACGCCGGAAGCCGGACGGCCGTTTCATCGAAATAAAGGGCGCAAGCGAAAATAACCTGAAAAACGTTTCAACGAAGTTTCCGCTTGGCACATTTGTGGCCGTTACAGGCGTATCGGGATCTGGTAAAAGTACGCTTGTAAACGAAATCCTTCATAAATCTCTTGCTCAGAAGCTGAACAAAGCAAAAACGAAGCCTGGCGAGCACAAAGAAATTAAAGGAATTGAAGAGCTTGATAAGGTGATCGATATCGATCAATCGCCGATCGGACGGACACCCCGCTCCAACCCTGCGACCTATACAGGTGTTTTTGATGACATTCGGGACGTCTTTGCCACAACAAATGAAGCGAAGGTGCGCGGCTATAAGAAAGGCCGTTTTAGCTTTAACGTAAAAGGCGGACGCTGCGAGGCATGCCGCGGTGATGGAATCATCAAGATTGAAATGCATTTCCTTCCTGACGTCTATGTGCCATGCGAGGTTTGCCATGGAAAACGGTATAACCGCGAAACGCTTGAAGTGAAATACAAAAACAAAAACATTGCTGACATTTTAGAAATGACCGTTGAAGATGCAGTGGCATTCTTTGAAAATATTCCAAAAATCAGACGAAAGCTCCAAACCATTTATGATGTAGGCCTCGGCTACATTACACTTGGTCAGCCTGCAACAACGCTGTCCGGAGGAGAAGCGCAGCGTGTGAAGCTTGCTTCTGAGCTGCATCGCCGTTCAACAGGACGTTCCCTTTACATTCTGGATGAACCGACAACCGGTTTGCATGTAGACGACATTGCCAGACTGCTGAAAGTGCTTCAGCGTCTCGTCGAGAATGGAGATACTGTTTTAGTGATTGAGCATAATCTTGATGTCATTAAAGCAGCAGATTATCTAATCGATCTCGGACCGGAAGGCGGGGATCACGGCGGGCAAATCGTTGCAACTGGAACTCCGGAACAAGTAGCTAAGGTAGAAGGTTCTTATACAGGGAAGTATTTAAAGCCTATCTTAACAAGAGACCGAGACCGGATGAAAAAGGCCATCAAAGAAAAAGAAGCTGTAGCTAAAGCATAA
- a CDS encoding DUF4870 domain-containing protein: MNTNKLLSSLCYFSIFFAPFLFPIIVYFISDEREVKQHAKKSLLSHIIPIVTIIAPFFMILFAEMSGSPEAFAFGVVIFGFILVGIVNLVVFIYNIVQGIKILKTV, from the coding sequence GTGAATACAAATAAATTGCTCTCATCTTTATGCTATTTCAGTATTTTTTTCGCGCCGTTTTTATTTCCGATTATCGTCTACTTTATCTCTGATGAACGTGAAGTGAAGCAGCATGCGAAAAAATCATTGCTGTCACATATTATTCCAATCGTAACGATTATTGCACCGTTCTTCATGATTTTATTTGCAGAAATGTCTGGTTCACCAGAAGCTTTTGCATTTGGAGTTGTCATTTTTGGCTTTATCCTGGTTGGAATCGTGAATCTTGTTGTATTTATTTATAACATTGTGCAGGGTATTAAAATTTTAAAAACTGTTTAA
- a CDS encoding DUF4097 domain-containing protein: protein MKDQRKRILDLVEQGKLSASEALTLIEKLEEEYSHKESEMITSLSADVFSKDPFVEKEKSSQSSLSAKLVTFIDTAVKKVKELDLDLNFGGSLNVQHIYQFKDAEIRDFDIQLINGSVNLQAWTQNDVRVECDAKVFRAENQELARETFMQNVDCSVDGSKFRFYTEKKTVKINMTLYVPEKQYELVKIKLFNGPIRGEDLNVRDFNAKTANGVISVLNFKGEKIEAETANGQIRLSNIEAAHTEAETINGLIQLNGKSERIDVQSFNGNIVVKLEDVGCHTLYAKTATGNVDVYVPENVKINGELKSNLGSVAADIKDLDVLFEKNETIQKELRVKSNTAGEQTMSVFADSKTGSILLKER, encoded by the coding sequence GTGAAGGACCAAAGAAAACGCATTTTGGATTTAGTTGAACAGGGAAAGCTGTCGGCAAGTGAAGCATTGACACTCATTGAAAAGCTGGAAGAGGAATACAGTCATAAAGAAAGCGAAATGATAACGTCGTTGTCTGCAGATGTTTTTTCAAAAGATCCTTTTGTTGAAAAAGAGAAATCCTCTCAATCGTCTCTTTCTGCAAAGCTTGTGACTTTTATTGATACAGCAGTGAAGAAGGTAAAGGAGCTTGATCTTGATTTAAACTTTGGCGGTTCTCTCAATGTTCAGCACATTTATCAGTTCAAGGATGCTGAGATCCGGGATTTTGATATTCAATTAATCAACGGAAGTGTGAATCTGCAGGCATGGACACAAAACGATGTTCGCGTTGAATGTGATGCAAAAGTATTCCGTGCGGAGAATCAGGAGCTTGCAAGAGAAACCTTTATGCAAAATGTTGATTGCTCAGTGGACGGTTCGAAGTTCCGTTTTTACACTGAAAAGAAAACAGTAAAAATCAATATGACCCTATATGTTCCAGAAAAGCAGTATGAGCTTGTTAAAATTAAGCTGTTTAATGGGCCAATTAGAGGGGAAGATTTAAACGTAAGGGATTTTAATGCGAAAACGGCAAATGGTGTTATTTCTGTCCTGAATTTCAAGGGTGAAAAAATAGAAGCTGAAACAGCAAATGGTCAAATCCGCCTGTCAAACATCGAGGCAGCCCATACTGAAGCGGAAACAATAAATGGTCTCATCCAATTAAACGGGAAAAGCGAGAGAATTGATGTTCAAAGCTTTAATGGAAATATCGTCGTTAAGCTTGAGGACGTTGGATGTCACACTCTGTATGCGAAAACGGCCACTGGAAACGTGGACGTTTATGTTCCGGAAAACGTGAAAATCAATGGTGAACTTAAATCAAATTTAGGTTCAGTAGCTGCTGATATAAAAGATCTTGATGTGCTTTTTGAGAAGAATGAGACGATTCAAAAGGAGCTGAGGGTCAAATCAAATACAGCAGGTGAACAAACGATGTCTGTTTTTGCAGATTCTAAAACAGGCTCCATTCTATTAAAAGAGAGGTAA
- a CDS encoding PspC domain-containing protein, giving the protein MKKKLYRSRSKKMVGGVIGGLADYLSMDVTLLRILFVILLLTTAFFPFGLIYLITIFIVPNEGDVIKHD; this is encoded by the coding sequence ATGAAAAAGAAATTATATAGATCCAGATCTAAAAAAATGGTTGGCGGTGTCATTGGAGGATTGGCCGATTACTTAAGCATGGACGTAACATTGCTCCGGATTTTATTTGTGATTTTGCTGCTCACCACTGCCTTTTTCCCATTCGGTCTTATCTACTTGATTACGATCTTCATCGTGCCGAATGAGGGAGATGTCATTAAGCATGATTAG
- a CDS encoding phage holin family protein yields the protein MIRWAISILVNALILIVVSGYFESFYISGVGAAILASLLISVLNVLVKPFLILLTLPVTVVTLGLFLFVINAITLMIAQGIMGDSFNIDGFGTAILASIVISLLHLLIQKGVIEPLRESKKK from the coding sequence ATGATTAGATGGGCAATCAGTATTTTGGTCAATGCCCTCATACTGATTGTTGTATCAGGGTACTTTGAATCGTTTTACATCAGCGGTGTAGGAGCCGCCATTCTTGCAAGCTTGCTTATATCTGTTTTAAATGTTTTAGTGAAGCCTTTTCTTATCCTGCTGACATTGCCGGTCACGGTGGTAACGCTTGGACTTTTCCTGTTTGTCATCAATGCGATTACTCTGATGATCGCGCAGGGGATTATGGGAGACTCCTTCAACATTGATGGTTTTGGCACAGCGATCTTAGCTTCTATTGTGATTTCGCTGCTTCATTTGCTGATTCAAAAAGGCGTCATAGAACCGCTTAGAGAAAGTAAAAAGAAATAG
- the mscL gene encoding large conductance mechanosensitive channel protein MscL, with protein sequence MLKEFKKFAIKGNVIDLAVGVIIGAAFGKIVTSLVNDIVMPLIGILLGGVNLSELQYTFGDAPLKYGVFLQTVLDFFIIAFSVFLFIRFFERFKRKDEQKPVPTLTNEEKLLTEIRDLLKKDVQQEREF encoded by the coding sequence ATGCTGAAAGAATTTAAAAAGTTTGCCATTAAAGGCAACGTTATTGATCTTGCAGTCGGGGTCATCATCGGTGCAGCGTTTGGCAAGATAGTCACTTCTCTTGTGAATGACATTGTGATGCCGTTGATCGGAATCCTGCTCGGAGGAGTAAATCTTTCGGAGCTCCAGTATACATTTGGAGATGCTCCTTTAAAATACGGAGTATTTCTGCAGACCGTTCTCGATTTCTTTATCATTGCTTTTTCCGTGTTTTTATTCATTCGATTCTTTGAACGGTTTAAACGAAAAGACGAGCAAAAGCCAGTGCCTACATTAACAAATGAAGAGAAGCTGCTGACGGAAATCCGTGATTTGCTGAAGAAGGATGTACAGCAGGAAAGAGAATTTTAG